In the genome of Triticum urartu cultivar G1812 chromosome 5, Tu2.1, whole genome shotgun sequence, one region contains:
- the LOC125556202 gene encoding U1 small nuclear ribonucleoprotein 70 kDa-like: protein MASSGSRTRPACADQEDMPKTWMEASLDKEKEKDVPTPSCWCGDVCKLKVSTDRNKSWTEGRRFFVCPNYAHDRRRPTNAYDIPPSPPPLCKYFTWIDHEVPKDVQEDQRRDWLRRQRLFEESYARGLERERREKEARERKKREEERARKEKEARQEERARKLARARDAQEEDEARDKKGKWPRTTQ, encoded by the exons ATGGCTTCATCCGGTTCCAGGACGAGGCCGGCGTGCGCGGACCAAGAGGACATGCCGAAGACGTGGATGGAGGCCAGTTTGgacaaggagaaggagaaggatgTGCCCACACCATCATGTTGGTGTGGTGATGTTTGCAAGCTGAAGGTGTCCACTGACCGCAACAAGTCATGGACAGAAGGTAGAAGGTTTTTCGTGTGTCCCAACTATGCACATGATCGTCGAAGGCCAACTAACGCATATGACATACCACCG TCCCCTCCTCCACTTTGCAAGTACTTCACTTGGATAGATCACGAGGTACCAAAAGATGTCCAAGAGGACCAACGTCGAGATTGGTTACGGAGGCAGCGCCTATTCGAGGAGTCCTATGCACGGGGATTGGAGCGGGAGCGTCGTGAGAAGGAGGCTCGTGAGCGCAAGAAGCGTGAGGAAGAGAGGGCACGCAAAGAGAAGGAGGCTCGTCAAGAAGAGAGGGCAAGAAAACTTGCAAGGGCTCGCGATGCACAAGAGGAGGACGAGGCACGTGACAAGAAGGGAAAGTGGCCCCGTACTACTCAGTAG